One genomic segment of Pongo pygmaeus isolate AG05252 chromosome 19, NHGRI_mPonPyg2-v2.0_pri, whole genome shotgun sequence includes these proteins:
- the FKBP10 gene encoding peptidyl-prolyl cis-trans isomerase FKBP10 isoform X1: MFTAGPPSHSLLRLPLLQLLLLVVQAVGRGLGRASPAGGPLEDVVIERYHIPRACPREVQMGDFVRYHYNGTFEDGKKFDSSYDRNTLVAIVVGVGRLITGMDRGLMGMCVNERRRLIVPPHLGYGSIGLAGLIPPDATLYFDVVLLDVWNKEDTVQVSTLLRPPHCPRMVQDGDFVRYHYNGTLLDGTSFDTSYSRGGTYDTYVGSGWLIKGMDQGLLGMCPGERRKIIIPPFLAYGEKGYGTVIPPQASLVFHVLLIDVHNPKDTVQLETLELPPGCVRRAGAGDFMRYHYNGSLMDGTLFDSSYSRNHTYNTYIGQGYIIPGMDQGLQGACMGERRRITIPPHLAYGENGTGDKIPGSAVLIFNVHVIDFHNPADVVEIRTLSRPSETCNETTKLGDFVRYHYNCSLLDGTQLFTSHDYGAPQEATLGANKVIEGLDTGLQGMCVGERRQLIVPPHLAHGESGARGVPGSAVLLFEVELVSREDGLPTGYLFVWHEDPPANLFEDMDLNKDGEVLPEEVGEGSVLIAMPTQSPHPGGIEEEDVPRPDCPPALVLLPALSPAPQAPHPCFFLGTHAGCSLPETSHRLSPMPRLHPSPHQDPSTSAFPSPS, translated from the exons ATGTTCACCGCGGGCCCCCCCAGCCACAGCCTCCTCCGGCTCCCCCTGCTGCAGTTGCTGCTACTGGTGGTGCAGGCcgtggggagggggctgggccgCGCCAGCCCTGCTGGGGGCCCCCTGGAAGATGTGGTCATCGAGAGGTACCACATCCCCAGGGCCTGTCCCCGGGAAGTGCAGATGGGGGATTTTGTGCGCTACCACTACAACGGCACTTTTGAAGATGGCAAGAAGTTTGATTCAAG CTATGATCGCAACACCTTGGTGGCCATCGTGGTGGGTGTGGGGCGCCTCATCACTGGCATGGACCGAGGCCTCATGGGCATGTGTGTCAACGAGCGGCGACGCCTCATTGTGCCTCCCCACCTGGGCTATGGGAGCATCGGCCTGG CGGGGCTCATTCCACCGGATGCCACCCTCTACTTCGATGTGGTTCTGCTGGATGTGTGGAACAAGGAAGACACCGTGCAGGTGAGCACATTGCTGCGCCCGCCCCACTGCCCCCGCATGGTCCAGGACGGCGACTTTGTCCGCTACCACTACAACGGCACCCTGCTGGATGGCACCTCCTTTGACACCAG CTACAGTAGGGGCGGCACTTATGACACCTACGTCGGCTCTGGTTGGCTGATCAAGGGCATGGACCAGGGGCTGCTGGGCATGTGTcctggagagagaaggaagattaTCATCCCTCCATTCCTGGCCTATGGCGAGAAAGGCTATG GGACAGTGATCCCCCCACAGGCCTCGCTGGTCTTTCACGTCCTCCTGATTGACGTGCACAACCCGAAGGACACTGTCCAGCTAGAGACGCTGGAGCTTCCCCCGGGCTGTGTCCGCAGAGCCGGGGCCGGGGACTTCATGCGCTACCACTACAATGGTTCCTTGATGGACGGCACCCTCTTCGATTCCAG CTACTCCCGCAACCACACCTACAATACCTATATCGGGCAGGGTTACATCATCCCCGGGATGGACCAGGGGCTGCAGGGTGCCTGCATGGGGGAGCGCCGGAGAATTACCATCCCCCCGCACCTCGCctacggggagaatggaactg GAGACAAGATTCCTGGCTCTGCCGTGCTAATCTTCAACGTCCATGTCATTGACTTCCACAACCCTGCGGATGTGGTGGAAATCAGGACACTGTCCCGGCCATCTGAGACCTGCAATGAGACCACCAAGCTTGGGGACTTTGTTCGATACCATTACAACTGTTCTTTGCTGGACGGCACCCAGCTGTTCACCTC GCATGACTACGGGGCCCCCCAGGAGGCGACTCTGGGGGCCAACAAGGTGATCGAAGGCCTGGACACGGGCCTGCAGGGCATGTGTGTGGGAGAGAGGCGGCAGCTCATCGTACCCCCGCACCTGGCCCACGGGGAGAGTGGAG CCCGGGGAGTCCCAGGCAGTGCTGTGCTGCTGTTTGAGGTGGAGCTGGTGTCCCGGGAGGATGGGCTGCCCACAGGCTACCTCTTTGTGTGGCACGAGGACCCTCCTGCCAACCTGTTTGAAGACATGGACCTCAACAAGGATGGCGAGGTCCTTCCGGAGGAGGTGGGTGAAGGTTCAGTCCTAATAGCCATGCCCACACAATCCCCGCACCCAGGAGGCATTGAGGAAGAAGACGTCCCCCGTCCGGACTGCCCACCCGCCCTGGTGCTCCTGCCTGCGCTGAGTCCCGCGCCTCAGGCTCCTCATCCCTGCTTTTTCCTGGGCACACATGCAGGCTGTTCCCTACCTGAGACCAGTCACAGACTATCCCCCATGCCACgcctccaccccagcccccaccaggaCCCCAGCACCAGTGCCTTTCCCAGCCCTTCCTGA
- the NT5C3B gene encoding 7-methylguanosine phosphate-specific 5'-nucleotidase isoform X5, with product MESDALLLTIFWIIARSSVRSVGKSSQHSFTTITQLRSTHTGPSRRSYLIWWNGSCSVAQAGVQWHDRGSLQPRPPGLKRFSHLSFSSSWYYRWTKAHNLLCQQKIQKFQIAQVVRESNAMLREGYKTFFNTLYHNNIPLFIFSAGIGDILEEIIRQMKVFHPNIHIVSNYMDFNEDGFLQGFKGQLIHTYNKNSSVCENSGYFQQLEGKTNVILLGDSIGDLTMADGVPGVQNILKIGFLNDKVEERRERYMDSYDIVLEKDETLDVVNGLLQHILCQGVQLEMQGP from the exons ATGGAAAGCGATGCCCTTCTTCTTACA aTATTCTGGATAATAGCAAGATCATCAGTGAGGAGTGTCGGAAAGAG CTCACAGCACTCCTTCACCACTATTACCCAATTGAGATCGACCCACACCGGACCGTCAAGGAGAAGCTACCTCATATGGTGGAATG ggtcttgctctgttgcccaggctggagtccagtggcatgatcgtggctccctgcagcctcgaccgcCTGGGctgaagagattctcccacctcagcttctcaagtagctggtactacag GTGGACCAAAGCGCACAATCTCCTATGTCAGCAGAAGATTCAGAAGTTTCAGATAGCCCAGGTGGTTAGAGAGTCCAATGCAATGCTCAG GGAGGGATACAAGACCTTCTTCAACACACTCTACCATAACAACATTCCCCTTTTCATCTTTTCTGCGGGCATTGGTGATATCCTGGAAGAAATTATCAGACAGATGAAAGTGTTCCACCCCAACATCCACATCGTGTCTAACTACATGGATTTTAATGAAGAT GGCTTTCTCCAGGGATTTAAGGGCCagctcatacacacatacaacaaGAACAGCTCTGTGTGTGAGAACTCTGGTTACTTCCAGCAACTTGAGGGCAAAACCAATGTCATCTTGCTGGGAGACTCCATCGGGGACCTCACCATGGCCGATGGGGTTCCTGGTGTGCAGAACATTCTCAAGATTGGCTTCCTGAATGACAAG GTGGAGGAGCGGCGGGAGCGCTACATGGACTCCTATGACATCGTGCTGGAGAAGGACGAGACTCTGGATGTGGTCAACGGGCTACTGCAGCACATCCTGTGCCAGGGGGTCCAGCTGGAGATGCAAGGCCCCTGA
- the P3H4 gene encoding endoplasmic reticulum protein SC65: MAWVAWGLLWLLLGSAGAQYEKYSFRGFPPEDLMPLAAAYGHALEQYEGESWRESARYLEAALRLHRLLRDSEAFCHANCSGPAPAPKPDPDGGRADEWARELRLFGRVLERAACLRRCKRTLPAFQVPYPPRQLLRDFQSRLPYQYLHYALFKANRLEKAVAAAYTFLQRNPKHELTAKYLNYYRGMLDVADESLTDLEAQPYEAVFLRAVKLYNSGDFRSSTEDMERALAEYLAVFARCLAGCEGAHEQVDFKDFYPAIADLFAESLQCKVDCEANLTPNVGGYFVDKFVATMYHYLQFAYYKLNDVRQAARSAASYMLFDPKDSVMQQNLVYYRFHRARWGLEEEDFQPREEAMLYHNQTAELRELLEFTHMYLQSDDEMELEETEPPLEPEDALSDAEFEGEGDYEEGMYADWWQEPDAKGDEAEAEPEPELA; encoded by the exons ATGGCTTGGGTGGCGTGGGGGCTGCTGTGGTTGCTGCTGGGCAGCGCCGGGGCGCAGTACGAGAAGTACAGCTTCCGGGGCTTCCCGCCCGAGGACCTAATGCCGCTGGCCGCGGCCTACGGGCACGCGCTGGAGCAATACGAGGGAGAGAGCTGGCGCGAGAGCGCGCGCTACCTGGAGGCGGCGCTGCGGCTGCACCGGCTCCTGCGCGACAGCGAGGCCTTCTGCCACGCCAACTGCAGCGGCCCCGCGCCGGCGCCCAAGCCTGACCCCGACGGCGGCCGCGCCGACGAGTGGGCCCGCGAGCTGCGGCTCTTCGGCCGCGTCCTGGAGCGAGCCGCCTGCCTGCGGCGCTGCAAGCGGACGCTGCCCGCCTTCCAGGTGCCCTACCCGCCGCGGCAGCTGCTACGTGACTTCCAGAGCCGCCTGCCCTACCAGTACCTGCACTACGCGCTGTTCAAG GCTAACCGGCTGGAGAAGGCGGTGGCGGCGGCCTACACCTTCCTCCAGAGGAACCCGAAGCACGAGCTGACCGCCAAGTATCTCAACTACTATCGGGGGATGCTGGACGTCGCCGACGAGTCCCTCACGGACCTAGAGGCCCAGCCCTACGAG GCCGTGTTCCTCCGGGCTGTGAAGCTCTACAACAGCGGGGATTTCCGCAGCAGCACGGAGGACATGGAGCGGGCCTTGGCAGAGTACCTGGCAGTCTTTGCCCGGTGCCTGGCCGGCTGTGAAGGGGCCCATGAGCAGGTGGACTTCAAGGACTTCTACCCGGCCATAGCAG ATCTCTTTGCAGAGTCCCTGCAGTGCAAGGTGGACTGTGAAGCCAATTTGACCCCCAATGTGGGCGGCTACTTCGTGGACAAGTTCGTGGCCACCATGTACCACTACCTGCAGTTTGCCTACTATAAGT TGAATGATGTGCGCCAGGCTGCCCGCAGCGCCGCCAGCTACATGCTCTTCGACCCCAAGGACAGCGTCATGCAGCAGAACCTGGTGTATTACCGGTTCCACCGGGCTCGCTGGGGCCTGGAAGAGGAGGACTTCCAGCCCCGGGAG GAGGCCATGCTCTACCACAACCAGACCGCCGAGCTGCGGGAGCTGCTGGAGTTCACCCACATGTACCTGCAGTCAGATGATGAG atggagctggaggagacAGAACCGCCCCTGGAGCCTGAGGATGCCCTATCTGATGCCGAGTTTGAGGGGGAGGGTGACTACGAGGAGGGCATGTATGCTGACTGGTGGCAGGAGCCGGATGCCAAGGGTGACGAGGCCGAGGCTG aGCCAGAGCCTGAACTGGCATGA
- the NT5C3B gene encoding 7-methylguanosine phosphate-specific 5'-nucleotidase isoform X2, whose product MESDALLLTIFWIIARSSVRSVGKRPHSQGQCKGMTSCVDPGAPWTSPNSSQHSFTTITQLRSTHTGPSRRSYLIWWNGSCSVAQAGVQWHDRGSLQPRPPGLKRFSHLSFSSSWYYRWTKAHNLLCQQKIQKFQIAQVVRESNAMLREGYKTFFNTLYHNNIPLFIFSAGIGDILEEIIRQMKVFHPNIHIVSNYMDFNEDGFLQGFKGQLIHTYNKNSSVCENSGYFQQLEGKTNVILLGDSIGDLTMADGVPGVQNILKIGFLNDKVEERRERYMDSYDIVLEKDETLDVVNGLLQHILCQGVQLEMQGP is encoded by the exons ATGGAAAGCGATGCCCTTCTTCTTACA aTATTCTGGATAATAGCAAGATCATCAGTGAGGAGTGTCGGAAAGAG ACCTCACTCTCAGGGTCAGTGCAAAGGAATGACCAGCTGTGTGGATCCAGGTGCTCCCTGGACTTCACCAAACAG CTCACAGCACTCCTTCACCACTATTACCCAATTGAGATCGACCCACACCGGACCGTCAAGGAGAAGCTACCTCATATGGTGGAATG ggtcttgctctgttgcccaggctggagtccagtggcatgatcgtggctccctgcagcctcgaccgcCTGGGctgaagagattctcccacctcagcttctcaagtagctggtactacag GTGGACCAAAGCGCACAATCTCCTATGTCAGCAGAAGATTCAGAAGTTTCAGATAGCCCAGGTGGTTAGAGAGTCCAATGCAATGCTCAG GGAGGGATACAAGACCTTCTTCAACACACTCTACCATAACAACATTCCCCTTTTCATCTTTTCTGCGGGCATTGGTGATATCCTGGAAGAAATTATCAGACAGATGAAAGTGTTCCACCCCAACATCCACATCGTGTCTAACTACATGGATTTTAATGAAGAT GGCTTTCTCCAGGGATTTAAGGGCCagctcatacacacatacaacaaGAACAGCTCTGTGTGTGAGAACTCTGGTTACTTCCAGCAACTTGAGGGCAAAACCAATGTCATCTTGCTGGGAGACTCCATCGGGGACCTCACCATGGCCGATGGGGTTCCTGGTGTGCAGAACATTCTCAAGATTGGCTTCCTGAATGACAAG GTGGAGGAGCGGCGGGAGCGCTACATGGACTCCTATGACATCGTGCTGGAGAAGGACGAGACTCTGGATGTGGTCAACGGGCTACTGCAGCACATCCTGTGCCAGGGGGTCCAGCTGGAGATGCAAGGCCCCTGA
- the FKBP10 gene encoding peptidyl-prolyl cis-trans isomerase FKBP10 isoform X2 produces MFTAGPPSHSLLRLPLLQLLLLVVQAVGRGLGRASPAGGPLEDVVIERYHIPRACPREVQMGDFVRYHYNGTFEDGKKFDSSYDRNTLVAIVVGVGRLITGMDRGLMGMCVNERRRLIVPPHLGYGSIGLAGLIPPDATLYFDVVLLDVWNKEDTVQVSTLLRPPHCPRMVQDGDFVRYHYNGTLLDGTSFDTSYSRGGTYDTYVGSGWLIKGMDQGLLGMCPGERRKIIIPPFLAYGEKGYGTVIPPQASLVFHVLLIDVHNPKDTVQLETLELPPGCVRRAGAGDFMRYHYNGSLMDGTLFDSSYSRNHTYNTYIGQGYIIPGMDQGLQGACMGERRRITIPPHLAYGENGTGDKIPGSAVLIFNVHVIDFHNPADVVEIRTLSRPSETCNETTKLGDFVRYHYNCSLLDGTQLFTSHDYGAPQEATLGANKVIEGLDTGLQGMCVGERRQLIVPPHLAHGESGARGVPGSAVLLFEVELVSREDGLPTGYLFVWHEDPPANLFEDMDLNKDGEVLPEEFSTFIKAQVSEGKGRLMPGQDPEKTIGDMFQNQDRNQDGKITVEELKLKSDEDEERVHEEL; encoded by the exons ATGTTCACCGCGGGCCCCCCCAGCCACAGCCTCCTCCGGCTCCCCCTGCTGCAGTTGCTGCTACTGGTGGTGCAGGCcgtggggagggggctgggccgCGCCAGCCCTGCTGGGGGCCCCCTGGAAGATGTGGTCATCGAGAGGTACCACATCCCCAGGGCCTGTCCCCGGGAAGTGCAGATGGGGGATTTTGTGCGCTACCACTACAACGGCACTTTTGAAGATGGCAAGAAGTTTGATTCAAG CTATGATCGCAACACCTTGGTGGCCATCGTGGTGGGTGTGGGGCGCCTCATCACTGGCATGGACCGAGGCCTCATGGGCATGTGTGTCAACGAGCGGCGACGCCTCATTGTGCCTCCCCACCTGGGCTATGGGAGCATCGGCCTGG CGGGGCTCATTCCACCGGATGCCACCCTCTACTTCGATGTGGTTCTGCTGGATGTGTGGAACAAGGAAGACACCGTGCAGGTGAGCACATTGCTGCGCCCGCCCCACTGCCCCCGCATGGTCCAGGACGGCGACTTTGTCCGCTACCACTACAACGGCACCCTGCTGGATGGCACCTCCTTTGACACCAG CTACAGTAGGGGCGGCACTTATGACACCTACGTCGGCTCTGGTTGGCTGATCAAGGGCATGGACCAGGGGCTGCTGGGCATGTGTcctggagagagaaggaagattaTCATCCCTCCATTCCTGGCCTATGGCGAGAAAGGCTATG GGACAGTGATCCCCCCACAGGCCTCGCTGGTCTTTCACGTCCTCCTGATTGACGTGCACAACCCGAAGGACACTGTCCAGCTAGAGACGCTGGAGCTTCCCCCGGGCTGTGTCCGCAGAGCCGGGGCCGGGGACTTCATGCGCTACCACTACAATGGTTCCTTGATGGACGGCACCCTCTTCGATTCCAG CTACTCCCGCAACCACACCTACAATACCTATATCGGGCAGGGTTACATCATCCCCGGGATGGACCAGGGGCTGCAGGGTGCCTGCATGGGGGAGCGCCGGAGAATTACCATCCCCCCGCACCTCGCctacggggagaatggaactg GAGACAAGATTCCTGGCTCTGCCGTGCTAATCTTCAACGTCCATGTCATTGACTTCCACAACCCTGCGGATGTGGTGGAAATCAGGACACTGTCCCGGCCATCTGAGACCTGCAATGAGACCACCAAGCTTGGGGACTTTGTTCGATACCATTACAACTGTTCTTTGCTGGACGGCACCCAGCTGTTCACCTC GCATGACTACGGGGCCCCCCAGGAGGCGACTCTGGGGGCCAACAAGGTGATCGAAGGCCTGGACACGGGCCTGCAGGGCATGTGTGTGGGAGAGAGGCGGCAGCTCATCGTACCCCCGCACCTGGCCCACGGGGAGAGTGGAG CCCGGGGAGTCCCAGGCAGTGCTGTGCTGCTGTTTGAGGTGGAGCTGGTGTCCCGGGAGGATGGGCTGCCCACAGGCTACCTCTTTGTGTGGCACGAGGACCCTCCTGCCAACCTGTTTGAAGACATGGACCTCAACAAGGATGGCGAGGTCCTTCCGGAGGAG ttcTCCACATTCATCAAGGCTCAAGTGAGTGAGGGCAAAGGACGCCTCATGCCTGGGCAGGACCCTGAGAAAACCATAGGAGACATGTTCCAGAACCAGGACCGCAACCAGGACGGCAAGATCACAGTCGAGGAGCTCAAGCTGAAGTCAGATGAGGACGAGGAGCGGGTCCACGAGGAGCTCTGA
- the NT5C3B gene encoding 7-methylguanosine phosphate-specific 5'-nucleotidase isoform X4, with translation MAEEVISDFDMTLSRFAYNGKRCPSSYNILDNSKIISEECRKETSLSGSVQRNDQLCGSRCSLDFTKQLTALLHHYYPIEIDPHRTVKEKLPHMVEWWTKAHNLLCQQKIQKFQIAQVVRESNAMLREGYKTFFNTLYHNNIPLFIFSAGIGDILEEIIRQMKVFHPNIHIVSNYMDFNEDGFLQGFKGQLIHTYNKNSSVCENSGYFQQLEGKTNVILLGDSIGDLTMADGVPGVQNILKIGFLNDKVEERRERYMDSYDIVLEKDETLDVVNGLLQHILCQGVQLEMQGP, from the exons GTGATTTCTGATTTTGACATGACCTTGAGCAGGTTTGCATATAATGGAAAGCGATGCCCTTCTTCTTACA aTATTCTGGATAATAGCAAGATCATCAGTGAGGAGTGTCGGAAAGAG ACCTCACTCTCAGGGTCAGTGCAAAGGAATGACCAGCTGTGTGGATCCAGGTGCTCCCTGGACTTCACCAAACAG CTCACAGCACTCCTTCACCACTATTACCCAATTGAGATCGACCCACACCGGACCGTCAAGGAGAAGCTACCTCATATGGTGGAATG GTGGACCAAAGCGCACAATCTCCTATGTCAGCAGAAGATTCAGAAGTTTCAGATAGCCCAGGTGGTTAGAGAGTCCAATGCAATGCTCAG GGAGGGATACAAGACCTTCTTCAACACACTCTACCATAACAACATTCCCCTTTTCATCTTTTCTGCGGGCATTGGTGATATCCTGGAAGAAATTATCAGACAGATGAAAGTGTTCCACCCCAACATCCACATCGTGTCTAACTACATGGATTTTAATGAAGAT GGCTTTCTCCAGGGATTTAAGGGCCagctcatacacacatacaacaaGAACAGCTCTGTGTGTGAGAACTCTGGTTACTTCCAGCAACTTGAGGGCAAAACCAATGTCATCTTGCTGGGAGACTCCATCGGGGACCTCACCATGGCCGATGGGGTTCCTGGTGTGCAGAACATTCTCAAGATTGGCTTCCTGAATGACAAG GTGGAGGAGCGGCGGGAGCGCTACATGGACTCCTATGACATCGTGCTGGAGAAGGACGAGACTCTGGATGTGGTCAACGGGCTACTGCAGCACATCCTGTGCCAGGGGGTCCAGCTGGAGATGCAAGGCCCCTGA
- the NT5C3B gene encoding 7-methylguanosine phosphate-specific 5'-nucleotidase isoform X9 → MESDALLLTIFWIIARSSVRSVGKRPHSQGQCKGMTSCVDPGAPWTSPNSSQHSFTTITQLRSTHTGPSRRSYLIWWNGSCSVAQAGVQWHDRGSLQPRPPGLKRFSHLSFSSSWYYRWTKAHNLLCQQKIQKFQIAQVVRESNAMLREGYKTFFNTLYHNNIPLFIFSAGIGDILEEIIRQMKVFHPNIHIVSNYMDFNEDVEERRERYMDSYDIVLEKDETLDVVNGLLQHILCQGVQLEMQGP, encoded by the exons ATGGAAAGCGATGCCCTTCTTCTTACA aTATTCTGGATAATAGCAAGATCATCAGTGAGGAGTGTCGGAAAGAG ACCTCACTCTCAGGGTCAGTGCAAAGGAATGACCAGCTGTGTGGATCCAGGTGCTCCCTGGACTTCACCAAACAG CTCACAGCACTCCTTCACCACTATTACCCAATTGAGATCGACCCACACCGGACCGTCAAGGAGAAGCTACCTCATATGGTGGAATG ggtcttgctctgttgcccaggctggagtccagtggcatgatcgtggctccctgcagcctcgaccgcCTGGGctgaagagattctcccacctcagcttctcaagtagctggtactacag GTGGACCAAAGCGCACAATCTCCTATGTCAGCAGAAGATTCAGAAGTTTCAGATAGCCCAGGTGGTTAGAGAGTCCAATGCAATGCTCAG GGAGGGATACAAGACCTTCTTCAACACACTCTACCATAACAACATTCCCCTTTTCATCTTTTCTGCGGGCATTGGTGATATCCTGGAAGAAATTATCAGACAGATGAAAGTGTTCCACCCCAACATCCACATCGTGTCTAACTACATGGATTTTAATGAAGAT GTGGAGGAGCGGCGGGAGCGCTACATGGACTCCTATGACATCGTGCTGGAGAAGGACGAGACTCTGGATGTGGTCAACGGGCTACTGCAGCACATCCTGTGCCAGGGGGTCCAGCTGGAGATGCAAGGCCCCTGA
- the NT5C3B gene encoding 7-methylguanosine phosphate-specific 5'-nucleotidase isoform X6: protein MAEEVISDFDMTLSRFAYNGKRCPSSYNILDNSKIISEECRKELTALLHHYYPIEIDPHRTVKEKLPHMVEWWTKAHNLLCQQKIQKFQIAQVVRESNAMLREGYKTFFNTLYHNNIPLFIFSAGIGDILEEIIRQMKVFHPNIHIVSNYMDFNEDGFLQGFKGQLIHTYNKNSSVCENSGYFQQLEGKTNVILLGDSIGDLTMADGVPGVQNILKIGFLNDKVEERRERYMDSYDIVLEKDETLDVVNGLLQHILCQGVQLEMQGP, encoded by the exons GTGATTTCTGATTTTGACATGACCTTGAGCAGGTTTGCATATAATGGAAAGCGATGCCCTTCTTCTTACA aTATTCTGGATAATAGCAAGATCATCAGTGAGGAGTGTCGGAAAGAG CTCACAGCACTCCTTCACCACTATTACCCAATTGAGATCGACCCACACCGGACCGTCAAGGAGAAGCTACCTCATATGGTGGAATG GTGGACCAAAGCGCACAATCTCCTATGTCAGCAGAAGATTCAGAAGTTTCAGATAGCCCAGGTGGTTAGAGAGTCCAATGCAATGCTCAG GGAGGGATACAAGACCTTCTTCAACACACTCTACCATAACAACATTCCCCTTTTCATCTTTTCTGCGGGCATTGGTGATATCCTGGAAGAAATTATCAGACAGATGAAAGTGTTCCACCCCAACATCCACATCGTGTCTAACTACATGGATTTTAATGAAGAT GGCTTTCTCCAGGGATTTAAGGGCCagctcatacacacatacaacaaGAACAGCTCTGTGTGTGAGAACTCTGGTTACTTCCAGCAACTTGAGGGCAAAACCAATGTCATCTTGCTGGGAGACTCCATCGGGGACCTCACCATGGCCGATGGGGTTCCTGGTGTGCAGAACATTCTCAAGATTGGCTTCCTGAATGACAAG GTGGAGGAGCGGCGGGAGCGCTACATGGACTCCTATGACATCGTGCTGGAGAAGGACGAGACTCTGGATGTGGTCAACGGGCTACTGCAGCACATCCTGTGCCAGGGGGTCCAGCTGGAGATGCAAGGCCCCTGA